The Streptomyces sp. WZ-12 genome segment CCGCACGCCGAGGTGGCCCGACGGATCGACGGGGTGTGGTGGCCGCACTCCACCGACCTGCTCGCCGAACTCCCCGAGCTGCTGGCCGCGTTGCCCTTCGAGTGGCCCCGGATCACCCACGCCACGGTCAACGGCAGCGGCTGGTCCGCGCTGCCAGGCCACATCCTGGTCGCCGGCCATGTCGTCCGCCTGCGCCACACCACCAACCGCCCGGGACCGGACACCCTCTGCCTGGTCGCCGCCGGCGACGGCCGCTGGGACCTGCTGCTCCTTGCGCCCGCGACGCCCGAAGCCGCGGCGGTCCGGACGATGGCGGAGATGGCGCAGCCGCCGCGGAGCGCCTGGCGGCCGCCCGCGCCCGCCTGACGCCCGGTCACCGCCCGCCCACGCCTACCCGTTGGTCATCGGCATACCCCCGGAACCCGATGCGCGCATCCGCCGGGCCCGCCCCAACCCATCCGCAACGCCGCGGAACGAGCCGTCCACCGCCTCCCGGCCCGCCTTCGGCCTGCGGTTTTGCGGGGGCGACTACTGCGGACGAGTGGTGTTCATCAGAAGAACGCCGATCCGGGGGCGTCGGTCCGTGAATCCTCCCATTGCGTACTCATCATAAGAAAACGCAACAGAAGGAACGCGTGGATCCCTCCCAGGGATCCCGACCGAAAGCGAGGGACCATGGCTGCGACCAAGGTCATGAAGTTCTGGGCGGTGTGCCTTGCGGTGCTCGGCAAACTGCTCGCATCACTGGGTGTCTCCGCCGCCGCCTCCGCGGCCCGCCGCGAGGCCGCCGTCCACCAGCGCACCCTGGGCACCACCGCCCCCGACCCGGCTCGCCCCGAGGTGGCGGTGGGACCCGAACCAGACCACGAACCACGGCCGTTGATGCCTGCCGACGAATCCGTCAGGCCGTTCGTGCCCGCCGCGCGCACCGCGCCCTGGCACGGTCAGGACGGTCTGGTCCGCCGCAGGTTCCCGTTGCCGACGCTGCCGCCGACCATCAAGCAGCGGATCCGCGCCGAGGCACACGGCTCCTCCCCCACCGCGCGCCGCAGCCGCGCCATCGGCGGCCAGCCGCTGTCCACCGCGCCGTGCACCGGCGCCGCCCCGGCCACCCCGGTCATTCCGGCGGCCCGCCGCCGTGCGCACACCACCGCCGGTGCCGCCTGAGCCGCGTCCGCGCCTGCGCGGACGCGAAGTCACGGTGCGGAGCGCACGAGTTGGCCACCGGCAGTCCCATGTCACCTGGTGGGAACCGCACGTGGTGGGCAGCGGGAAGCACGACCCTTGCACGAGCGGCATGATGAGCGGGATCGATCGGCGGCACAGCGCGCGGGACAGTGGCGCGCAGCACGGCACACGGCACCACGGACAGCAGTGACTGTCAGCAGTGACTCCCAGCAGTACCCACAGACTTTGATGTGACGTTGCGTTCGACGTCGGCGGGCACGCGCTAGCCGCGGTTTCACGTGAAACCGCGTGTGGCGGGCGGCCGTTCAGCCTCCGGAACCGGGCATCGGTCCCGGCGCCAGGCCCAACTGGGCGCGGAGTGCGCGGGTGTCGGTCTTTCCGTTCGCGGTGAGCGGGAAGTCGTCGACGACATGGACCGCGTTGGGTTGTTCGTACTCCGCCAGGTGCGGGGCGAGCCGCCGGCGCCAGAGGAGCGGGGCCTCGCCCTCGGGGTCCGCGACGACGAAATGCAGCGCACTGCCCCGGCGTTGGTCGGGGACGGCCAGCACCTTGACCGGCCGACCGCAGGTCTCGGCGCGGCGCTCCAGGCTCTCGGGGTAGAGCGTGAAGCCCAGCCGGTGGACCGCCTGGTGGCGGCCCACGACCCGCACGATGCCGTCGGTGTCGACGCTGCCGAGATCGGCCGTCGGATACCAGGCGTCCCGGTCGACGGGCGCGAGCGAGCCGTCCTCCTGGAGGTAACCCGCCATCAGACCGGGGGAGAGCGCCTCGATGGCGCCGAGTTCGCCGGGATCGGCGACCGTGCCGTCGGGACGCATGACGCGCAGCCGCACGCCGGGCAGTGGACGCCCGCAGCCGTGCGGCACTTCGGGCGTTGCCAGCGCGACATTGCCGAGTTCGGTCAGGCCGTAGCCGTCGAGGAGCGGGCGGCCCAGCGTCGCGTGGAACGACTCGGCGAGCGGGGCGGGGAGCGGGGCGCCGCCGACGCCCCAGACGCGGACCCGTCCGAGCGCGGCGCGCGCCTCGGGGCGGCGG includes the following:
- a CDS encoding DUF5994 family protein, with protein sequence MTTAPEGRSPHPRPAQHHAPPPVARLAIAPHAEVARRIDGVWWPHSTDLLAELPELLAALPFEWPRITHATVNGSGWSALPGHILVAGHVVRLRHTTNRPGPDTLCLVAAGDGRWDLLLLAPATPEAAAVRTMAEMAQPPRSAWRPPAPA
- a CDS encoding DUF6344 domain-containing protein, whose amino-acid sequence is MAATKVMKFWAVCLAVLGKLLASLGVSAAASAARREAAVHQRTLGTTAPDPARPEVAVGPEPDHEPRPLMPADESVRPFVPAARTAPWHGQDGLVRRRFPLPTLPPTIKQRIRAEAHGSSPTARRSRAIGGQPLSTAPCTGAAPATPVIPAARRRAHTTAGAA